A portion of the Pseudoalteromonas galatheae genome contains these proteins:
- a CDS encoding hemerythrin domain-containing protein: MEIFNAIKQDHDHQRALLNMLADTSGDSKVREKYYKELKDALEAHAIAEERYFYAPLMESDMTIEDSRHGIAEHHEIDELIEALDKTEFSDPSWLTKLKKLKDKVEHHLADEEQAFFQRAGKVLDKSEKSQLADEYQKEMEEQL, translated from the coding sequence ATGGAAATTTTTAATGCAATAAAGCAAGATCATGATCATCAACGCGCCCTTTTGAATATGTTGGCTGACACTTCTGGTGATTCAAAAGTCCGTGAAAAGTACTATAAAGAGTTGAAAGACGCGCTAGAAGCGCATGCCATCGCAGAAGAAAGGTACTTTTACGCCCCGTTAATGGAAAGCGACATGACGATCGAAGACTCTCGCCACGGTATCGCCGAGCATCATGAGATTGATGAGTTAATTGAAGCACTGGATAAGACGGAGTTTTCCGATCCTAGTTGGCTAACTAAATTGAAAAAACTCAAAGACAAAGTTGAGCATCACTTAGCTGACGAAGAGCAAGCATTTTTCCAACGTGCAGGTAAGGTACTTGATAAAAGTGAAAAGTCGCAGCTTGCAGATGAGTATCAAAAAGAGATGGAAGAGCAGCTATAG
- a CDS encoding GNAT family N-acetyltransferase, giving the protein MITNDTSLILRHLDTIHALLSNSYWAKQMPKALLEKAIQNSLSFIYLDDKGEFQGFCRVITDYATFAYLADVIVDESARGKGVGKAIVQAVVEHPELQGLRRFMLATLDAHTLYEKFGFVAVPDPSILMQICHPTIYSDLQD; this is encoded by the coding sequence ATGATAACCAATGATACTTCTCTTATTTTGCGCCACCTTGATACTATTCATGCGCTACTCTCAAATTCATATTGGGCAAAACAGATGCCTAAAGCTTTGCTAGAAAAAGCCATTCAAAATAGCCTGAGTTTCATTTATTTGGATGACAAAGGCGAGTTTCAAGGCTTTTGTCGCGTGATAACTGACTATGCCACCTTTGCCTATCTTGCCGACGTGATAGTTGATGAAAGTGCTAGAGGTAAAGGGGTAGGCAAAGCGATTGTTCAAGCTGTGGTTGAACATCCAGAGCTACAAGGTCTGAGACGCTTTATGTTGGCGACTCTTGATGCGCATACTTTATATGAAAAATTTGGCTTTGTAGCGGTGCCAGATCCAAGTATTTTGATGCAGATCTGCCATCCCACTATATATTCGGATTTACAAGATTAA
- the feoB gene encoding ferrous iron transport protein B: protein MKIALVGNPNCGKTTLFNRLTGSKQKVGNWPGVTVEKKFGYFALENTNVELVDLPGLYSMEQIEPSQDEQIACDFLKQNEADVIINIVDAANLQRNLVLTSQLKELGKPILVVANMVDVATQRGRTLDLKRLSEQLGLPVVPFHGAKGTGQEALLEQLAQITRFPKTPVAANVESTSSDPLEKAVARHQAVKKLADGVSIITPKRADTTETLDKIVLNRWLGVPIFLAMMYLMFTIAVNVGAVFIDFFDIAVGALLIDGVKILLADIGAPQWLGVLLADGFGAGIQLVATFIPVIAVLYLCLSILEDSGYLSRAAFVIDRLMSSIGLPGNAFVPLIVGFGCNVPAVMASRTMGRESDRLLTIIMAPFMSCGARLTVYALFAAAFFPTNGANVVFGLYLLGIVVAVGSGFLFRKQVFKTQKLPSFTEMPAYHMPIWRNIFITTWQRLSGFIKRAGKTIVMVVILLSALNSIGTDGSFGNENTDKSLLAKAAQVVTPIFEPIGLKEENWPATVGVVTGMFAKEAIVGTLDALYTGAADEGGEFSLLAALKEALMTIVDNSKDLIANLGDPLGLNELESGAESGTALLTAMAAKFNGQIGAFSYLVFILLYTPCVAVLGAIKRESGGKWMWLVIGWTTSIAYIMATLVYQASQLSTSPTSASLWIVAMLLFGFAWWKGLSRLGNRLNQPPTYQINLG from the coding sequence ATGAAAATTGCGTTAGTGGGCAACCCGAACTGCGGGAAAACCACATTATTTAATCGCCTGACCGGCTCTAAACAAAAAGTAGGGAATTGGCCAGGGGTAACTGTCGAGAAAAAATTCGGCTATTTTGCTTTAGAAAACACAAACGTAGAATTGGTAGATTTACCCGGTCTCTATAGCATGGAGCAAATTGAGCCAAGCCAAGATGAGCAAATCGCGTGTGACTTCCTAAAGCAAAATGAAGCTGATGTCATCATTAACATCGTGGATGCCGCTAACTTACAGCGAAATCTAGTATTAACTTCCCAACTGAAAGAGTTAGGTAAACCAATTCTCGTTGTTGCAAATATGGTTGATGTTGCAACTCAGCGCGGGAGAACGCTAGATTTAAAAAGACTCTCTGAACAGTTAGGATTACCTGTAGTGCCTTTCCACGGCGCTAAAGGTACAGGACAAGAAGCGTTGTTGGAACAACTCGCGCAGATCACTCGTTTTCCTAAAACTCCTGTGGCTGCAAATGTCGAAAGCACCAGCAGTGATCCCCTCGAAAAAGCGGTCGCCCGTCACCAAGCAGTAAAAAAATTGGCTGATGGCGTAAGTATCATTACGCCAAAACGTGCAGATACGACAGAAACACTTGATAAAATCGTGCTCAATCGTTGGCTTGGTGTGCCTATTTTCTTAGCCATGATGTATTTAATGTTTACTATTGCGGTTAATGTTGGTGCTGTATTTATCGACTTTTTTGACATCGCCGTGGGTGCCTTACTCATCGATGGTGTAAAGATCCTGCTGGCAGATATTGGCGCACCTCAATGGCTGGGTGTGTTATTGGCTGATGGTTTTGGCGCAGGTATTCAATTGGTGGCGACCTTCATCCCTGTTATTGCTGTGCTGTATCTGTGTTTATCCATTTTGGAAGACAGTGGATATCTTTCTCGGGCCGCGTTTGTGATTGACCGTTTGATGTCATCTATTGGTCTACCTGGCAATGCTTTTGTTCCTTTGATTGTTGGATTCGGCTGTAATGTGCCTGCGGTTATGGCGTCAAGAACGATGGGCCGAGAGTCAGATAGATTACTGACAATTATTATGGCGCCATTTATGTCTTGCGGCGCGCGTTTGACGGTATATGCGTTATTTGCTGCGGCTTTCTTTCCAACGAACGGAGCTAATGTTGTTTTTGGCCTGTATTTGCTTGGCATAGTGGTTGCGGTAGGCTCTGGCTTTTTATTTAGAAAGCAAGTATTCAAAACGCAAAAATTACCCTCGTTTACCGAGATGCCCGCGTATCATATGCCAATTTGGCGCAATATTTTCATCACTACTTGGCAGCGCCTGAGCGGCTTTATCAAACGTGCTGGCAAAACAATTGTCATGGTGGTTATTTTACTCAGTGCATTAAACTCGATTGGTACCGACGGTTCGTTTGGCAATGAGAATACAGATAAATCACTTTTGGCTAAGGCTGCACAAGTGGTCACTCCAATCTTTGAGCCGATTGGGTTAAAAGAGGAAAACTGGCCTGCTACAGTTGGTGTTGTGACTGGTATGTTCGCCAAAGAAGCTATCGTTGGCACTTTAGATGCGCTTTACACCGGTGCTGCAGATGAAGGGGGAGAGTTTTCATTGTTGGCTGCGTTAAAAGAAGCGCTGATGACGATAGTGGACAATAGTAAAGATCTTATTGCAAACCTTGGTGATCCGTTGGGACTTAACGAATTAGAGTCTGGCGCAGAAAGTGGTACTGCGCTACTCACCGCAATGGCCGCGAAATTTAATGGTCAAATCGGTGCATTTAGTTATCTTGTCTTTATCTTGCTCTATACTCCTTGTGTAGCGGTATTAGGTGCAATTAAACGTGAATCAGGCGGTAAGTGGATGTGGCTTGTTATTGGCTGGACGACCTCAATTGCTTATATCATGGCGACTTTAGTCTACCAAGCTAGCCAGTTAAGCACCTCGCCAACGAGTGCTTCGCTTTGGATTGTAGCGATGTTGTTGTTTGGATTTGCGTGGTGGAAAGGGTTGTCTCGACTTGGTAATAGACTCAATCAACCGCCAACCTATCAAATAAACTTAGGTTAG
- a CDS encoding pirin family protein, which translates to MRYIRKAQDRGKADFGWLQSQHSFSFGRYYDPAHMGFGNLRVINDDTVLGGHGFDTHGHRDMEIISYVIDGELAHQDSMGNQFTVAAGEVQRMSAGSGILHSEYNASKTAPAHFLQIWIEPKLKGITPSYEQIQIKQSSALTPIVTPTGVGGTLSINAEAEIHRLQLHQGQQIQLNAHTQKAYLHIVGGEVTLDSEAFQQGDGIGLNAGDNMQVAAVTDVEALWFLLLN; encoded by the coding sequence ATGCGATATATTCGAAAAGCACAAGATAGAGGTAAAGCAGATTTTGGTTGGTTACAAAGCCAACATAGTTTCTCATTTGGTCGATATTATGATCCCGCCCACATGGGATTTGGTAATCTTAGGGTGATCAATGATGATACCGTACTTGGTGGTCATGGCTTTGATACTCATGGTCACCGAGATATGGAAATTATTTCCTATGTCATTGACGGTGAATTAGCACATCAAGATAGTATGGGCAATCAGTTTACTGTGGCGGCAGGTGAAGTTCAGAGAATGAGCGCAGGTAGTGGCATTCTTCATTCAGAATATAATGCTTCAAAGACAGCGCCTGCCCATTTTTTACAAATTTGGATAGAGCCAAAGCTTAAAGGCATAACGCCGAGTTATGAACAAATTCAAATTAAACAGAGTAGTGCACTTACGCCAATTGTTACGCCTACAGGCGTGGGGGGCACTCTGAGTATCAATGCTGAAGCTGAAATACACCGTTTGCAGCTACATCAAGGTCAACAGATTCAACTGAATGCGCACACGCAAAAAGCCTATTTGCACATTGTTGGCGGCGAAGTGACGCTCGATAGTGAGGCATTTCAGCAAGGAGACGGTATCGGCCTGAATGCCGGTGACAACATGCAGGTTGCTGCAGTAACAGATGTTGAAGCGCTGTGGTTTTTATTACTTAATTAA
- a CDS encoding LysR family transcriptional regulator, with protein MLRVTLEQWRMFRAVVEYGGFNQAAKEVHKSQSSIHTAVHKIEEGLGVKLFRVEGRKTLLTEAGEMMLRRANYLLEEAAKVEAVGQTLGEGVESQLRIAVDEIFPQQVLYKVLENTSAQYPLLRVELVESVLTGASELLQNTDVDIAISPVTLQDGFSEELCQIEFIAVANPNHALHQFGRALTFEDLKSHRQIVVRDSAISRKKDEGWLGAHQRWTVSHMTTSIDMIAQGLGFAWLPIPAIKTQLDSGVLKPLPLSQHSQRKAQLHLIFKDGDRLGPAARAFIGELRYQCMQLEDSIE; from the coding sequence ATGTTGAGAGTGACATTAGAGCAATGGCGCATGTTTAGAGCCGTTGTCGAATATGGTGGTTTTAATCAAGCTGCCAAAGAAGTACATAAAAGCCAGTCAAGTATCCACACTGCGGTCCATAAAATTGAAGAGGGCCTTGGTGTTAAGCTTTTTAGAGTCGAAGGGCGAAAGACCTTGTTGACCGAAGCGGGCGAAATGATGCTGCGCCGTGCCAATTATCTATTGGAAGAAGCGGCAAAAGTGGAAGCGGTTGGTCAGACGCTGGGCGAGGGAGTCGAGAGTCAACTGCGCATAGCGGTCGATGAAATTTTTCCACAGCAGGTGCTCTATAAAGTGCTAGAAAATACATCTGCACAATATCCCTTGCTGCGTGTCGAGTTAGTTGAGTCTGTATTAACGGGTGCATCTGAACTTTTGCAAAATACTGACGTAGACATCGCCATTTCTCCTGTGACTTTGCAAGACGGGTTCAGTGAAGAGTTGTGCCAAATCGAGTTTATTGCAGTGGCAAATCCCAATCACGCATTACACCAATTTGGTCGCGCGCTTACATTCGAGGACTTAAAGTCCCATCGTCAAATCGTAGTAAGAGACTCTGCAATCTCGCGTAAAAAAGATGAAGGTTGGTTGGGGGCGCATCAACGTTGGACGGTGAGCCATATGACAACCTCGATAGATATGATAGCGCAAGGCTTAGGATTTGCTTGGTTGCCCATTCCGGCTATCAAAACGCAACTAGACTCTGGCGTTTTGAAACCGCTACCACTATCACAACATAGTCAGCGTAAAGCACAGCTTCATCTCATTTTTAAAGATGGTGACAGGCTTGGGCCCGCCGCGCGCGCATTTATTGGTGAATTAAGATATCAGTGCATGCAGCTGGAAGATTCTATTGAGTAG
- a CDS encoding M4 family metallopeptidase encodes MKLSTVTMATACAIAFTSLSAQAATKQYLNQQADINTMLKSASQTVLSTQPEVLIGLESASQLKELKSFNSKKGEVTKRFQQMYQGLPVIGDSVILTFDDAGTLKKAHGAAVYNIAADIGSVKPKLNAKMALSQFEKQSLSAGKKLKKHNEKSRLAIWLDSNSTARLVYEVTFVTYGDEPKRPYLIIDANTGEVLESFNNLQHANATGPGGNQKTGRYQYGTDYDHLDVAQSGNTCTMTNANVKTINLNHGSSGSTAHSFTCPENTVKEINGAYSPLNDAHYFGNVVFNMYNDWLGTAPLSFQLKMRVHYSSNYENAFWDGSAMTFGDGANTFYPLVSLDVSAHEVSHGFTEQNSGLVYRYKSGGLNEAFSDMAGEAAEFYMKGSNDWLVGQDIFKGSGALRYMNDPTQDGRSIDHQSNYTSSMDVHHTSGVFNKAFYNLATTAGWDTKKAFIVMAKANQMYWTANTDWDLAGNGVMDAACDLGYEPGDVQAALAAVGVNSNLSSGSSCDTNPPPPPGGDEELTNGQPRTGISGAAKEQMFFTLDVPADATSLNFTTSGGSGDADLYVKFGSRPTLNTYDCNSTTSTSNESCDISNIQAGKYYVMVEAWNQISGVTLTGTYSSTGGTQPIDRTESNISVASGGWTRFTQDLNASYNNLEVSISGGSGDADLYVNFGSQSTTSSYQCRPYKNGNNETCTIANPQQGTWYIDLRGYNAASGVTLNIKAN; translated from the coding sequence GTGAAATTATCTACAGTAACTATGGCTACGGCATGTGCGATTGCGTTTACTTCGCTCAGTGCTCAGGCTGCGACAAAACAATATTTAAATCAGCAAGCTGACATTAATACTATGCTTAAATCGGCTTCTCAGACTGTGTTAAGTACACAGCCAGAGGTACTGATTGGCTTAGAAAGTGCGAGCCAGCTAAAAGAGCTTAAAAGCTTTAATAGTAAAAAAGGTGAAGTAACTAAGCGTTTCCAACAAATGTATCAAGGATTACCGGTGATCGGCGATTCGGTCATTTTAACCTTTGACGATGCCGGTACGCTTAAGAAGGCTCACGGCGCAGCAGTTTATAACATCGCGGCTGACATCGGTTCGGTAAAACCTAAGCTAAATGCCAAAATGGCATTGAGTCAGTTTGAAAAGCAATCACTTAGTGCAGGCAAAAAGCTTAAAAAGCATAATGAGAAATCTCGTCTTGCGATCTGGCTTGATAGTAATTCAACGGCGCGTTTAGTGTATGAAGTCACTTTTGTTACTTATGGTGATGAGCCTAAGCGCCCATATTTGATCATTGATGCAAATACAGGTGAAGTGTTAGAAAGTTTCAACAACTTGCAGCATGCCAATGCGACGGGTCCAGGCGGTAACCAAAAGACGGGTCGCTATCAGTATGGTACTGATTATGATCATTTAGACGTGGCGCAGTCAGGCAACACTTGTACCATGACTAATGCGAATGTTAAGACAATCAACCTAAATCACGGTAGCAGTGGTTCGACTGCACATAGCTTTACGTGCCCAGAAAATACAGTTAAAGAAATTAATGGTGCGTACTCACCGCTAAACGATGCCCATTATTTTGGCAATGTAGTATTTAACATGTACAACGATTGGCTAGGTACTGCACCATTGTCGTTCCAGCTTAAAATGCGTGTACACTATAGTAGCAATTATGAAAACGCGTTCTGGGATGGCAGCGCGATGACATTTGGTGATGGTGCAAATACATTCTATCCGTTGGTAAGTCTTGATGTATCTGCTCACGAAGTGAGTCACGGTTTCACAGAGCAAAACTCAGGCTTAGTATACCGTTATAAGTCAGGTGGCTTGAACGAAGCGTTTTCTGATATGGCTGGTGAAGCCGCTGAATTTTATATGAAAGGCAGCAATGATTGGTTAGTTGGTCAAGATATCTTTAAAGGTAGCGGGGCACTGCGTTATATGAATGACCCAACGCAAGACGGTCGCTCAATCGATCACCAATCTAATTATACGTCCAGCATGGATGTTCATCACACCTCAGGGGTGTTCAACAAAGCTTTTTACAACCTAGCAACTACGGCAGGTTGGGATACGAAAAAAGCCTTTATCGTAATGGCAAAAGCTAACCAAATGTATTGGACCGCGAATACTGACTGGGACTTAGCTGGTAACGGCGTAATGGACGCAGCATGTGACCTAGGATATGAGCCCGGTGATGTGCAAGCCGCGCTAGCTGCGGTTGGCGTTAACTCCAACTTAAGCTCTGGCAGTAGCTGTGATACAAATCCACCACCACCTCCCGGTGGCGACGAAGAGTTGACGAATGGTCAACCTCGTACTGGGATCAGTGGCGCGGCAAAAGAGCAAATGTTTTTTACCCTTGATGTGCCAGCTGATGCGACTAGCCTAAACTTCACCACTTCTGGTGGCAGCGGTGATGCTGACCTTTATGTGAAATTTGGTTCTCGTCCGACGCTAAACACCTATGATTGCAATAGCACAACGTCTACAAGCAACGAAAGCTGCGACATTAGCAACATTCAAGCTGGTAAGTACTACGTGATGGTTGAAGCGTGGAATCAGATTTCGGGTGTAACGTTGACTGGTACATATAGCTCAACGGGTGGAACTCAACCAATTGACCGCACTGAGTCAAATATCAGCGTGGCGTCTGGCGGTTGGACACGTTTCACGCAAGATCTAAATGCTAGCTACAACAACCTTGAAGTGAGTATTTCAGGTGGTTCAGGTGATGCGGATCTATACGTAAACTTTGGCTCTCAATCAACAACGTCGAGCTATCAGTGTCGCCCTTATAAAAACGGTAACAACGAGACTTGTACGATTGCAAACCCACAACAAGGTACTTGGTATATTGATTTACGTGGCTATAACGCAGCAAGCGGTGTAACACTGAATATCAAAGCGAACTAA
- a CDS encoding sulfite exporter TauE/SafE family protein, with protein sequence MTEPIQLAVIALVVLLSGISKSGFAGALGAFSVPILMMVLNPRDAIALMLPLLIVADVFSLKSYWRLWNMTELKRLLPGTLVGIALATLFLQGVSEFWLTVVIAAMSIIFALKSLLIKNTPESVGHLRLLAASTSTAAGISTTLIHAGGPPLMVYFNARKLEPTAYIATVAVLFALMNVIKLATFSATGLLQWQHVLLAICFTPLALLGNRLGVYLAKRLPKKQFLLVMNGLLLMLGVVLIGKLL encoded by the coding sequence ATGACAGAACCAATTCAACTTGCAGTAATTGCCCTTGTCGTTCTGCTAAGTGGTATTTCAAAGTCTGGCTTTGCAGGCGCATTAGGGGCGTTTTCTGTTCCAATTTTGATGATGGTGTTGAATCCTAGGGACGCCATTGCGTTGATGCTTCCGCTACTTATCGTGGCGGATGTTTTTAGTCTGAAGAGTTACTGGCGGTTATGGAACATGACGGAACTAAAGCGGTTATTGCCAGGTACGCTAGTCGGGATAGCTTTAGCAACGCTTTTTCTTCAGGGCGTCAGTGAATTTTGGCTGACGGTTGTGATTGCAGCGATGAGCATAATATTTGCGCTTAAAAGCCTACTTATTAAAAATACACCTGAAAGTGTTGGGCACTTAAGGTTACTGGCCGCGAGCACCTCTACAGCAGCTGGTATCTCCACCACCTTAATTCATGCTGGCGGCCCACCACTTATGGTGTATTTTAACGCTCGAAAATTGGAGCCAACGGCTTATATCGCAACGGTTGCGGTACTATTTGCACTGATGAATGTGATTAAGTTGGCGACCTTCTCTGCAACTGGGTTGTTACAGTGGCAACATGTGCTGCTTGCTATTTGTTTTACACCTTTAGCATTGCTCGGTAATAGACTCGGCGTGTACCTTGCGAAACGCTTGCCTAAAAAGCAATTTTTGCTGGTGATGAACGGACTACTGCTCATGCTTGGAGTGGTATTAATTGGTAAATTGCTGTGA
- a CDS encoding monovalent cation:proton antiporter-2 (CPA2) family protein, whose amino-acid sequence MLLLATIYLAAAIFAVPIAKRLGLGSVLGYLLAGILIGPHLLHLVGEQTDVMHFAEFGVVMMLFLVGLELQPKRLWTMRRSIVGLGGLQVVITTAVLYFAIDLALGFLWQQSLAIALMLALSSTAIALQTLNEKGLIKQSGGQNAFSVLLFQDIAVIPILAIMPLLAFSDLAVSDGHGNLLHAFPTYLQVAISVFVILAIIAAGHYVAAPLFRYIASTRMRELFTVVALFIVIATALLMQSIGLSPALGTFLAGVVLAESEFRHELEADIEPFKGLLLGLFFITVGASIDFALLAEKWSFILASVLLLMGLKAVILYLLAMAFSLHQRATWLFTAALCQGGEFAFVLLSVTGSLAILTPDQAALVTLVVAVSMLGSPLIFILYDKIVERQTNTTHEEDSLETMEATQNVIVIGYGRFGQVIGRLLHAQGYHLSILDHSPSQIELLRRFGNQVFYGDGARLDLLEAAGAHEAQMLVVAIDEPDKTLEIVRLAQQHFPHLKLVVRATDRRHAYQLIKLGVTAFERETFVSAVKLGEQALKLLGHSEEDVARAGHLFTKHDVESMHMLADVWGDDESYGIAIRQRMADLKQVLQADEKAQEDLNTCHGENCEDKPSAIER is encoded by the coding sequence ATGTTACTGCTCGCGACTATCTATTTGGCTGCTGCGATATTTGCGGTGCCAATCGCTAAACGGCTAGGGCTTGGCTCTGTGCTTGGATATTTATTGGCAGGGATCTTAATTGGTCCTCACCTTCTTCATCTTGTGGGGGAGCAAACCGACGTCATGCACTTTGCCGAGTTTGGTGTAGTGATGATGCTATTCTTAGTTGGACTGGAGTTACAACCGAAAAGGCTATGGACGATGCGTCGCTCTATAGTTGGTCTAGGTGGTTTACAAGTGGTTATAACAACGGCTGTACTCTATTTCGCGATTGATTTAGCGCTTGGCTTTTTGTGGCAGCAATCATTAGCCATTGCATTAATGTTGGCACTGTCTTCTACCGCCATTGCACTGCAAACCTTAAATGAAAAAGGCTTGATTAAACAATCTGGCGGTCAAAATGCGTTTTCGGTGTTGTTATTTCAAGATATAGCCGTGATCCCCATTCTCGCGATTATGCCGTTGTTAGCATTTAGTGATTTGGCTGTGAGTGATGGTCACGGAAATTTATTACACGCTTTTCCGACTTACCTTCAAGTGGCTATTTCTGTTTTTGTCATTTTAGCTATTATCGCTGCTGGGCACTATGTCGCTGCACCGTTATTTAGATATATCGCCAGCACTCGAATGCGCGAATTATTTACCGTGGTGGCGCTATTTATCGTTATCGCAACTGCGTTATTGATGCAAAGTATTGGTTTATCTCCTGCGCTTGGAACATTTCTCGCGGGTGTCGTCCTCGCGGAAAGTGAATTTCGCCATGAATTAGAAGCCGATATCGAGCCGTTTAAAGGGCTGTTACTTGGGCTATTTTTCATCACAGTCGGCGCATCAATTGACTTTGCTTTATTAGCTGAAAAGTGGTCATTTATTTTGGCTTCAGTGCTGCTGTTAATGGGGTTAAAGGCAGTGATTTTATATTTGTTGGCGATGGCGTTTTCACTGCACCAGCGAGCGACATGGTTATTTACTGCTGCCCTGTGTCAAGGCGGAGAGTTCGCGTTTGTACTACTTTCGGTTACTGGCAGTTTAGCAATCTTAACTCCAGATCAAGCCGCGTTAGTTACGTTGGTTGTTGCGGTATCTATGCTCGGATCGCCCCTCATTTTTATTCTTTATGACAAAATCGTTGAACGTCAGACCAATACTACTCATGAAGAAGATAGCTTAGAGACGATGGAAGCAACACAAAACGTCATAGTGATCGGCTATGGGCGTTTTGGTCAAGTGATAGGACGTTTGCTCCACGCGCAGGGCTATCATTTGTCGATTTTGGATCACAGTCCAAGTCAAATTGAGCTACTACGTCGCTTTGGCAATCAAGTGTTTTATGGCGATGGTGCACGATTAGATTTGCTTGAAGCCGCAGGGGCTCACGAGGCGCAAATGCTGGTTGTGGCGATTGATGAACCAGATAAAACCCTCGAAATCGTCAGGTTGGCGCAACAACACTTCCCTCATCTAAAACTCGTGGTTCGTGCGACTGACCGTCGTCATGCCTACCAATTGATAAAGTTGGGTGTCACAGCGTTTGAGCGAGAGACCTTTGTCTCTGCTGTGAAGTTAGGTGAACAGGCGCTCAAGTTATTGGGTCATAGTGAAGAAGATGTTGCACGAGCGGGCCACCTCTTTACCAAACACGATGTTGAATCTATGCATATGCTCGCTGATGTGTGGGGAGACGATGAAAGTTATGGTATTGCGATTCGTCAGCGTATGGCAGACCTCAAACAAGTGCTGCAGGCGGACGAAAAAGCACAAGAAGATCTTAATACCTGCCATGGTGAAAATTGTGAAGATAAACCATCAGCTATTGAACGATAG